The Niastella koreensis GR20-10 genome includes a window with the following:
- the carB gene encoding carbamoyl-phosphate synthase large subunit encodes MPKDTSIKSVLIIGSGPIVIGQACEFDYSGSQAARSIREEGIKVILINSNPATIMTDPMMADKVYLLPLTVESIEQILEENQIDAVLPTMGGQTALNLAKEAAELGVWEKYNVRLIGVDIAAIDTAEDREKFRQLMLKIGVAVAPSRVANSLLEGKEFAQEIGFPLVIRPSFTLGGTGGGFVHDKSELEAALDRGLKASPIHEVLVEKAVLGWKEYELELLRDKNDNVAIICTVENLDPMGVHTGDSITVAPAMTLSDTAFQDMRNKAILMMRSLGNFAGGCNVQFALDPVTEQLISVEINPRVSRSSALASKATGYPIAKIAAKLAIGYNLDELKNQITKTTSAYFEPALDYVIVKMPRWNFDKFKGANDTLGLQMKSVGEVMSIGRSFTEAIQKACQSLENNAVGLGYYGKSQMHAEELIEYIKTPKWDRIFRIKDALMASVSVGTIAKATLIDRWFINEIKKIVDLEKEIEKYKMATLPVELLKEAKFMGFSDEQICKIMQDGNDEEVYEKRKAAGITRVYKMVDTCSAEFEAKTPYFYSTFESGNISESKVSDRKKVIVLGSGPNRIGQGIEFDYCCVHGLLALKECGYEAIMMNCNPETVSTDFDMADKLYFEPVFWEHLWELIEHEKPEGVIVQLGGQTALKLAEKLTKKGVKIIGTSFDNMDIAEDRGRFSDMLKELGIPYPNYGTAFTVDEAVEVANKVGYPVLVRPSYVLGGQRMRIVINDEEVEKAVVSLLKHIPGNKILIDHFLDRCQEAEIDAICDGESVHIMGVMEHIEPAGIHSGDSNAVLPQFNLSPLVVETMEEYARKIAFKLNIKGLINIQFAIKDGKVYVIEANPRASRTTPFIAKAYQIPYLNVATKIMLGANKLRDFKFVKRLKGYAIKEPVFSFEKFPGVSKELGPEMKSTGEAIRFIKDLRDPYFRQLYKDRSMYLSK; translated from the coding sequence ATGCCAAAAGACACTTCTATCAAGTCAGTATTAATTATCGGTTCAGGTCCCATTGTTATCGGCCAGGCTTGTGAATTTGATTATTCCGGTTCACAGGCAGCCCGTAGTATCAGGGAAGAAGGAATTAAAGTAATTCTAATCAACAGTAACCCTGCAACCATCATGACCGATCCTATGATGGCCGATAAGGTTTACCTGTTGCCACTGACGGTAGAAAGCATTGAGCAAATTCTGGAAGAAAACCAGATTGATGCGGTGCTACCGACCATGGGCGGACAAACAGCCTTAAACCTGGCTAAAGAGGCAGCAGAATTAGGTGTGTGGGAAAAATACAACGTTCGATTGATCGGGGTTGATATTGCCGCCATCGATACAGCTGAAGACCGGGAAAAATTCCGCCAGCTGATGTTGAAGATAGGCGTTGCGGTTGCTCCATCAAGAGTAGCCAACTCCCTGCTCGAAGGAAAGGAATTTGCCCAGGAAATTGGATTCCCCCTCGTAATTCGCCCTTCATTCACCCTGGGTGGAACCGGTGGCGGATTCGTTCACGACAAATCTGAACTGGAAGCAGCCCTCGACAGAGGTTTGAAAGCTTCTCCCATACACGAGGTACTCGTTGAAAAAGCCGTACTGGGTTGGAAAGAATACGAACTGGAACTGCTGCGCGACAAGAATGATAACGTTGCCATCATTTGTACCGTTGAGAACCTCGATCCAATGGGTGTTCATACCGGCGACTCCATCACCGTAGCCCCGGCCATGACCCTGAGCGATACTGCGTTCCAGGACATGCGCAACAAGGCCATCCTCATGATGCGCAGCCTCGGCAACTTCGCCGGTGGTTGTAATGTGCAGTTTGCATTGGACCCTGTAACCGAACAACTGATCTCTGTTGAAATAAATCCACGCGTGAGCCGGTCATCGGCCCTGGCCTCTAAAGCCACCGGTTACCCCATTGCCAAAATAGCCGCCAAACTCGCTATCGGCTATAACCTCGATGAACTGAAGAACCAGATCACCAAAACCACTTCGGCTTACTTTGAGCCGGCGCTGGATTACGTGATCGTGAAAATGCCCCGCTGGAACTTTGACAAATTCAAAGGCGCCAACGATACCCTCGGTTTGCAAATGAAAAGTGTGGGCGAGGTAATGTCAATCGGCAGAAGCTTTACTGAAGCCATTCAAAAAGCCTGTCAGAGCCTCGAGAACAACGCAGTTGGACTGGGTTACTATGGTAAAAGCCAGATGCATGCTGAGGAACTGATCGAATACATCAAGACCCCGAAATGGGACCGCATCTTCCGCATTAAAGATGCCCTTATGGCTAGCGTATCGGTTGGAACCATTGCCAAAGCCACCCTTATTGACCGCTGGTTTATCAATGAGATCAAAAAGATCGTTGATCTGGAAAAAGAGATTGAAAAATATAAAATGGCCACCCTGCCTGTTGAACTGCTAAAAGAAGCCAAATTCATGGGCTTCAGTGATGAGCAGATCTGCAAAATTATGCAGGATGGTAACGACGAAGAAGTATACGAAAAACGGAAAGCAGCAGGCATTACCCGCGTTTACAAAATGGTTGATACCTGCAGCGCCGAGTTTGAGGCCAAAACACCTTACTTCTATTCTACCTTCGAGTCAGGTAATATTTCTGAAAGCAAAGTCAGCGACCGCAAAAAAGTGATCGTGCTCGGTTCAGGCCCCAACCGCATTGGTCAGGGTATTGAGTTCGACTACTGCTGTGTGCATGGCTTGCTGGCACTGAAAGAGTGCGGTTACGAGGCCATCATGATGAACTGTAACCCCGAAACAGTGTCAACCGACTTCGACATGGCCGATAAACTGTACTTTGAACCCGTATTCTGGGAGCACCTGTGGGAGCTGATTGAGCATGAAAAACCAGAAGGTGTTATTGTTCAGTTGGGCGGACAAACAGCCCTGAAGCTGGCCGAAAAACTGACCAAAAAGGGCGTTAAGATTATTGGTACTTCGTTCGACAACATGGACATCGCAGAAGACCGCGGTCGCTTTAGCGATATGCTGAAAGAACTGGGCATCCCTTACCCTAATTACGGAACAGCCTTTACAGTTGATGAAGCAGTTGAAGTAGCCAATAAAGTAGGGTACCCTGTACTGGTTCGCCCCAGCTATGTATTAGGCGGCCAGCGCATGCGTATCGTAATCAACGATGAAGAAGTTGAAAAAGCAGTAGTAAGCCTGCTGAAACATATCCCCGGCAACAAGATCCTCATCGATCACTTCCTCGATCGTTGCCAGGAAGCTGAAATTGACGCCATTTGCGACGGAGAAAGCGTTCACATAATGGGTGTAATGGAACACATTGAGCCTGCTGGTATCCACAGTGGTGACAGCAACGCGGTGTTACCTCAGTTCAACCTGAGCCCCCTGGTTGTGGAAACTATGGAAGAATACGCGCGCAAGATCGCGTTCAAATTAAATATCAAAGGTCTCATCAACATTCAGTTTGCCATCAAAGACGGTAAAGTGTATGTGATTGAAGCTAACCCACGCGCATCGCGCACCACACCGTTTATTGCCAAAGCCTACCAGATCCCCTACCTGAATGTAGCTACCAAGATCATGTTAGGCGCCAATAAACTGCGCGACTTTAAATTCGTAAAACGCCTGAAGGGCTATGCGATCAAAGAGCCGGTGTTCAGCTTTGAAAAGTTCCCTGGAGTAAGCAAAGAGCTGGGACCTGAAATGAAAAGCACTGGTGAAGCCATCCGCTTCATTAAAGACCTGCGCGATCCATACTTCCGTCAACTGTACAAAGACAGAAGTATGTACCTGAGCAAATAG
- a CDS encoding response regulator transcription factor, translating into MTVNKNIQVAVADDHNLLRNALARLINSFENYKVLFEASNGLEVKEKLNKHIIPDIILLDVNMPDIDGYETAKWIYKNFPQVKILALSMFSDENIIIRMLRLGAKGYIMKNAEPEELKLALDSVMHKDFYLSELISGKIISGLHKDMDKPQEPIHLTEKEREFLKWVCTELTYKDIAGKMYVSPRTVDDYRNSLFEKLGVKTRVGLVIYAIKHNMVEI; encoded by the coding sequence ATGACTGTTAACAAAAACATACAGGTAGCTGTTGCCGATGACCATAATTTATTGCGAAATGCACTGGCTCGGTTGATTAATTCATTTGAGAATTATAAAGTGTTGTTTGAGGCAAGTAACGGACTGGAGGTTAAGGAAAAGCTTAACAAGCATATTATACCCGATATTATTTTGCTTGATGTAAACATGCCCGATATAGATGGGTATGAAACCGCCAAGTGGATTTACAAGAATTTCCCACAGGTAAAGATCCTGGCACTTTCCATGTTCAGCGATGAAAATATAATTATCCGCATGCTGCGCCTGGGCGCCAAAGGATATATAATGAAGAATGCGGAGCCGGAAGAATTAAAACTGGCGTTGGATTCGGTCATGCATAAAGACTTCTATCTTTCTGAACTGATATCTGGTAAGATCATCAGCGGTTTACACAAAGACATGGATAAGCCGCAGGAGCCCATACACCTCACCGAAAAGGAGCGGGAATTTCTGAAGTGGGTTTGCACCGAATTAACCTATAAAGACATTGCCGGCAAGATGTACGTTAGCCCACGTACCGTAGATGATTATCGTAACTCCCTTTTTGAAAAACTGGGCGTTAAAACCCGGGTGGGGCTGGTTATTTATGCCATCAAGCACAACATGGTGGAGATCTAA
- a CDS encoding sensor histidine kinase, giving the protein MSTDIYIVIIMGAILAVLLVGFIVTTLFLYQRRQHRQESEIIRMKEEYERETLKSQLEIQEETFKNIGQELHDNIGQMLSVVKLSLAVLPMSNDHEAFEPIQGARGVLNKAMIDLANLTKSLHTDRITQIGLPESIHFELENINRTGLLDIEFSNSGIEQSFDDQKGIVLFRIFQENLNNILKHSKAQKIQVSLAYLEDKFIMKIIDDGVGFNVAEKKNSTSSAAGVGLKSIFNRAKLIGADIDMQSEPGKGTTVTIQLPLPD; this is encoded by the coding sequence ATGAGTACGGATATTTATATAGTAATAATAATGGGCGCTATACTGGCAGTATTGCTGGTAGGCTTTATTGTTACCACCCTTTTCCTGTACCAGCGCAGACAACACCGGCAGGAGTCGGAGATAATTCGCATGAAGGAGGAGTATGAGCGGGAAACGTTGAAGTCGCAACTGGAGATACAGGAAGAAACCTTTAAGAATATTGGTCAGGAGTTGCACGACAATATAGGGCAGATGTTGTCGGTAGTAAAGCTTTCCCTGGCGGTATTGCCCATGAGCAATGATCACGAGGCGTTTGAACCTATACAAGGCGCCCGTGGAGTGCTGAATAAGGCCATGATTGACCTGGCTAACCTTACCAAGAGCCTGCATACCGATCGTATAACACAGATCGGGCTGCCTGAATCCATTCACTTCGAGCTGGAGAATATAAACCGCACCGGGTTGCTCGATATCGAATTCTCAAACTCTGGTATTGAGCAAAGCTTTGATGATCAGAAAGGGATCGTATTATTCAGGATCTTCCAGGAAAACCTCAACAATATCTTAAAACACTCAAAGGCCCAGAAAATACAGGTAAGCTTAGCCTATCTCGAAGACAAATTCATAATGAAAATAATAGATGACGGGGTGGGTTTCAATGTGGCAGAAAAGAAAAATTCTACTTCGTCTGCGGCTGGTGTTGGATTAAAGAGTATTTTCAACCGGGCAAAACTCATTGGTGCTGATATAGACATGCAAAGTGAACCTGGCAAAGGCACTACTGTTACCATCCAATTGCCCTTACCCGATTAA